DNA from Candidatus Campbellbacteria bacterium:
CGGTCATAAATAGTCTTTCGTTGTGTGTTCATCACGTCATCAAACTCAAGCACGTGTTTTCGTACATCAAAGTTAAGGCCTTCAATTTTTTTCTGAGCAGCTTCAAGTGATCGGTTAATGAGTTTATTTTCAATAGGTACATCCTCAGGAATACCGAAACGACCCATCATACGTTTTACCACATCAGACGCAAACACGCGCATCAATGAATCTTCAAGTGATACAAAAAAATGTGTTTCACCGGGATCTCCCTGACGGCCCGAACGACCACGCAACTGATCATCAATACGACGCGCTTCGTGTCGTTCGGTTCCAAGTACAAACAAACCACCGAGTTGTTTCACCTCCTCGTGTTCTTCGAGTGTTGCAAGTGCGCCACCGAGTTTAATATCAACTCCTCGTCCTGCCATGTTTGTTGCAACTGTTACTGAACCCTTTCGTCCTGCTTGTGCAATCACCTCTCCTTCTTGCTCGTGCATTTTTGCATTAAGAATGGTGTGTGGGATGCCTTCGTTGTGAAGATGCATGGCAAGCAATTCGTTTTTTTCAATAGACACCGTACCAATCAACACCGGCTGACCTTTGTCATGTGCTTCTTTCACCCGTTTTGCTATCGCCTCAAATTTCCCTTTCTCTGTTTGGTAAATGAAGTCATTGTGGTCAGTGCGCGCACTTGGACGATTTGTTGGAATAGGAATCACATCAAGTCCATACACTTTGAAAAATTCTTCGGAACTTGAGAACGCCGTTCCCGTCATGCCCGAAAGCTTTTTATACATGCGGAAGTAGTTTTGATAGGTAATGGAAGCAAGCGTTCGGGACTCTTCTTGAATACGTGCACCCTCTTTCGCTTCAATAGCTTGGTGCAACCCCTCTGACCATCGTCGTCCTGGTTGAAGTCTTCCCGTAAATTCATCAACAATGATAACTTCCCCGTCGCGCACGACGTACTCTTTGTCTTTTTTGTAGAGTGCCTTCGCCTTTACCGCCGATTCAAGGTGGTGCACATACCGAACACCTGCGTCAGTATAGATATTCTCTAGTCCGAGTATCTTCTCGGCTTTACTAATGCCCGATTCGGTAAGTAATATCGCGTGTTTTTTCTCATCTACCTCATAGTCCTCTTCTTCTGTAAGATGGTTAGCTATTTCAGCAAACGTTGTGTACAGTTTTTCGGACTCATTTGTGGCAATAGAAATGATGAGCGGTGTGCGAGCTTCATCTATCAAAATTGAGTCAATTTCATCAACAATGGCGAAAGAGTGTCCTCCATTTTTTGGCATACGTTGAGATAAGTCCTCTTTTCTGTACACGGTGTTGTCACGTAAATAGTCAAAACCAAACTCGCTGTTTGTACCATACGTGATGTCAGCGGCGTATGCGTCTCGTTTTTCACATGGGCGTAAAAATTCGTACACAATTTTAAACGAACCAACCTCATCACGCCTTTCATCCACCTCTAGATGAGCCGGATCATACAAAAATGATTGACGCTGACTGTTTACGACACCGATTGAAAGACCGAGAAAAGAAAAGACTTGCCCCATCCACACCGCGTCACGTCGAGCAAGATAATCATTGACCGTCACGATGTGTACACCACTTTCTGTTAGTGCGTTGAGATATGCGGGAAGCGTTTCAACAAGGGTTTTTCCTTCTCCTGTTCGCATTTCAGCAATTGCACCACGGTGCAACATAATTCCACCAATGAGTTGCACATCATAGTGTCGTTGTTTAAGTGTTCGTTGTGCCGCTTCACGTACAACAGCAAAAGCTTCAGGAAGAATGTCCTCGAGTGTTTCTCCGCTTACGAGACGACTCCTGAATTCATCAGTTTTTGCGCGAAGTTCTACGTTAGAAAGCGCCTGTGTGGCGGTCTCAAAACTGTTTATCTGCACGACAATCGGCTGAAGGGCCGAAAGGGTCCGTGACGCATCACTTCCGAACAATTTGCTGAAAAACTCCATAAAATATAGACCGTGGACTGAATTATAACACAAAACCCCACCAGAGGCGGCAACGGTCACTTTTAGTGACCGAAAATTAAATCGCTGTATACAAAAAATCGCCCGAAGGTGCGCGTGGTTGCTTTTAAAGCAACCACAAATAAAATGCTTGTATACAAAAAATCGTCTGAAGGTGCGGGTGATTGCTTAAGGCAATCACAAATAAGGTGCTTGTATACAAAAAATCGCCCGAAGGCGATTTTTTGTATGTGGGACAAAGCGTGAGCTTACGCTCGACGCTTTGCAGCTTTTCGCTTTGGAGCGCGCTTTGCAGCCTTTCGCTTTGCAACTTTCTTTTTTGCCATAATGTTGAATCGTGGTACCACGATTGATAAGGGTTTGGTAAACGTCGACCAACACGAACGTACACATTAGCGTGTACATCTGTTTACTACTAAAAGTATCGTTCATATTGACACACAACACAATGTTTTTTGTGCATAAGTGTGGATAACCCATCTGCACTTCGTGCAGAAAGTTCAAAGTACAAATTTCAAAACCAAAAAACATATTCCCGTCTTTATGTTTTTCTTCTTCGTGTATCACTTTTTATTTCATCATCACAACCTCTTTTTCAATTTGAATTCCTGTTTTTTCAAAAACAATTTCTCCTATGTGCTCCGCAAATGTGTACACTTCATCAGCGGTTGCGCCATGTTCTGTCACCAATACTAACGGCTGTTGTTCAAAAAGAAATACTCGGCCCTCTTTAAAACCCTTAAAATTACAGACTTCATCAAGCACCCAGGCAAGGGGGATCTTTACGCGCACAGAATCAACAGGAAAACTTGGCATTTCAGGATACTTTTGCAACAAGGACTCATACACACCTTTTGCAATGATTGGATTTTTAAAAAATGAGCCCGCGGTGCCAAATATGCTCATGTCGGGAAATTTTTGCGCTCGTATCTGAAGAACCGCTTCACGAATATTCGATGGATTTTGAGGCAGTGTACCCTTTTTGGAAAAAAAGAGGGACACATCTTTATACTCCATTGAGGGGGTAAAGTTTTTTGAAAGTGTATATGCAACTCGGGTTACTGTGTATGACTTTCCTTTTTCTGATTTAAAAATACTGTCACGATATCCAAAACGACATTCATTGCAAGAAAGTTTTTTGCTCACGAGTGTGCGTGTGTCAAACACTTCAACGTATGCAATATGAGCACCAACCTCAACACCATAGGCTCCTATATTTTGCACAGGTGATGCTCCAACACTTCCAGGAATACCCGAGAGGTTTTCTAGACCCGAAAGACCCCGTGCCACCGTGTCCGCAACAAAGGTGTCCCAACTTTCTCCTCCAGCACATACAGCAAGCACTGTTTGTGTATCTATATTTTCATACAAAATACCCTTCATTTGCATATACACAACAACCCCTTCATACATTCCATCAGGAATAAGAACATTGGAACCACCACCTAAGACAAAAATGGGTAGATTTTTTTCACGTGCAAAAAGAGTTGCATCTCGAAGTTCTTCTACGGACGCCACGGAAGCAAAATAGCGTGCATTTCCACCAATGCGCAGTGTGGTATACGGCGCAAGGGGCTCATTTTCTCTACACACGAACTCGTGTGCGTTTCTGGTCATACATGACCGGCGGGTGCGAAGCTCCATGTGTTGTTCTATGTGAGTGCAGCCGCCGGTCATGTACAAACAGAACCGCCTTCCATTCTACATGAATGGAAGGCGGTGCAAAAGCTTTTTTTCGTCAACCCGTCTAAGCGAGGTTTAACCTCGCCAAAGAAAGCTACTCAAGCACTTGTGGTTCTTCTGCTACGACCTCTTCTGTAACTGGCTCTACTTGTGCCACTGGTGCTGGCTGATTTGTGGTCGCCTTTTTCAAAGATTCTTTGTATTGGTTTATTGACGCAATAACCTGGGATGATTCGCGCAGTGGTTGGATTATGAGAATGTGTTCTCGGTTAATGAACATGGTATCTTCTGGTGCGTGAAGTTCATTTCCACTTTTTTGCAAAATAAACTCTGGACGCTCTGCTGTGCCACCTTGTTGTAGATAGAACGCGTCCACAAGAATTACATCCCTGTAATTCATGGACTCAATTTTTCCAAAAAAGACTTGGTTGGTTGTCAAAAAGACAGCAACATATGTTGATTCACCTATGAGGGCACTATCTGAACCAAGAAGCGTGTCATACGAGTACCACGTGGCACCACCAACAAGCCCACCAAAAAGAATCATGACAATGACAGAAGATATCGTTAGTTTTTTCATACTATATACTATTAAAAATTAAAATTACACTACGACGCCATTAAAATATGTATCCACTAAGGACTATAGTATACAGTGTTACACTCATAAAAAAATGTCCGTGTGGATATGTACTAAACGAAAACTCCACCCAAGGGGCGGAGCTTTCGCAGAACATCTGTGGAGTAGCTTAACACGCTACCGCACTCACACTAGTATCATAGCATAGTGATACAAAAAAAGCAAGTGGATTATTGTGCAACATTTTGAGGCTGTGCATCTTTTCCACCCTGTATTGCCTCTCGCAGTATCGGCACACCTTTTGCAAACTCTGTGTTTATACTGGCGGCATCATCAACAAGTTGTAAGGCCTTTTGTGTGTTGCCCGCATCGGTGAGCTCATTAATTTTTGAAAGGTAGTTATCAATATTTCCACTTGTAAGGAGCTCGCCACGAAGTAGCTGGAAGACGATGCCCTCCACCACACTGTCAAAATCGGTCATTTCTCCACGCCGATATTCTTCAGAAATAAGATGTGCGGTTGTTGTTCCAAACGTTTTTTGTGCAAAAGCGTCCACTTCAGATACCATCTTCATATTAAACAGTAGTGCAAGATACCGTGTGGCATATTCCTGACTTTCGGGGGCAAGTACTACTAGCCTTTCAAATACCTTGCGCGCTTGTTCTGATTCTCCCTGCAACAACAGCACCATGCCGTATTCACTCAAAAACATCTGTCTGTTTGGGTTAAGTGCTAACAGCTCTTCAAAAAGACGAATTGCCTCATCAAAATTCCCGAGGCGCGCCTCAAAAATTGCCATGAAATATTTAGGTCGTGTATTAAGTGGGTCTTCTTGCACAGCCATGCGCGCCTCATCATATGCACGAGAGAGATATGCTTGTTTTATATCATTAGATGCGTTGCTAGACGCGAGGGTGAATGCAACACGGCTCAATTGCAAACGTGATTCATCTTTTCCTATTGAATCTTTGAGTGCTCGCTCAAAAAACGGAAGTGTTGCGACTGGGTCTTGGCCCCCTCCTATGTACGTAAGGCCTGTAAT
Protein-coding regions in this window:
- the secA gene encoding preprotein translocase subunit SecA, giving the protein MEFFSKLFGSDASRTLSALQPIVVQINSFETATQALSNVELRAKTDEFRSRLVSGETLEDILPEAFAVVREAAQRTLKQRHYDVQLIGGIMLHRGAIAEMRTGEGKTLVETLPAYLNALTESGVHIVTVNDYLARRDAVWMGQVFSFLGLSIGVVNSQRQSFLYDPAHLEVDERRDEVGSFKIVYEFLRPCEKRDAYAADITYGTNSEFGFDYLRDNTVYRKEDLSQRMPKNGGHSFAIVDEIDSILIDEARTPLIISIATNESEKLYTTFAEIANHLTEEEDYEVDEKKHAILLTESGISKAEKILGLENIYTDAGVRYVHHLESAVKAKALYKKDKEYVVRDGEVIIVDEFTGRLQPGRRWSEGLHQAIEAKEGARIQEESRTLASITYQNYFRMYKKLSGMTGTAFSSSEEFFKVYGLDVIPIPTNRPSARTDHNDFIYQTEKGKFEAIAKRVKEAHDKGQPVLIGTVSIEKNELLAMHLHNEGIPHTILNAKMHEQEGEVIAQAGRKGSVTVATNMAGRGVDIKLGGALATLEEHEEVKQLGGLFVLGTERHEARRIDDQLRGRSGRQGDPGETHFFVSLEDSLMRVFASDVVKRMMGRFGIPEDVPIENKLINRSLEAAQKKIEGLNFDVRKHVLEFDDVMNTQRKTIYDRRKALILGEHADIERILFEMIDGDEDVTRILEQKKKELGEGPFLEVARRLMLQAIDVFWIDHLELMDFTRSSVNLRAYGQRDPLVEYQKEGLMAFRRMEASIVGHVISMVPQIGAGAFTKEEEQLRRERARLQMIGNDSSSAPAQAKSIEHFGRNDVVTITNGTTTQEMKYKKAEGLIESGEWKVVEK
- the murB gene encoding UDP-N-acetylmuramate dehydrogenase, which codes for MTRNAHEFVCRENEPLAPYTTLRIGGNARYFASVASVEELRDATLFAREKNLPIFVLGGGSNVLIPDGMYEGVVVYMQMKGILYENIDTQTVLAVCAGGESWDTFVADTVARGLSGLENLSGIPGSVGASPVQNIGAYGVEVGAHIAYVEVFDTRTLVSKKLSCNECRFGYRDSIFKSEKGKSYTVTRVAYTLSKNFTPSMEYKDVSLFFSKKGTLPQNPSNIREAVLQIRAQKFPDMSIFGTAGSFFKNPIIAKGVYESLLQKYPEMPSFPVDSVRVKIPLAWVLDEVCNFKGFKEGRVFLFEQQPLVLVTEHGATADEVYTFAEHIGEIVFEKTGIQIEKEVVMMK